The Streptococcus sp. S5 genome contains a region encoding:
- the rplM gene encoding 50S ribosomal protein L13, producing the protein MNKTTFMAKPGQVERKWYVVDATDVPLGRLSAVVASVLRGKNKPTFTPHTDTGDFVIVINAEKVKLTGKKATDKIYYTHSNHPGGLKSISAGELRSKNAVRLIEKSVKGMLPHNTLGRAQGMKLKVFVGAEHTHAAQQPEVLDISGLI; encoded by the coding sequence ATGAACAAAACTACATTCATGGCTAAACCAGGCCAAGTAGAACGCAAATGGTACGTTGTTGACGCAACTGATGTACCTCTTGGACGCCTTTCAGCAGTTGTTGCTAGCGTGCTTCGCGGAAAAAACAAACCAACATTCACACCTCACACTGATACAGGTGACTTCGTAATCGTTATCAATGCTGAAAAAGTTAAATTGACTGGTAAAAAAGCAACTGATAAGATCTACTACACTCACTCAAACCACCCAGGTGGATTGAAATCAATCTCTGCTGGTGAACTTCGTTCTAAAAATGCAGTACGTTTGATCGAGAAATCAGTTAAAGGTATGCTTCCACACAATACTCTTGGCCGCGCTCAAGGTATGAAATTGAAAGTATTCGTTGGAGCTGAGCACACTCACGCTGCACAACAACCAGAAGTTCTTGATATTTCAGGACTTATCTAA